In one Sulfitobacter sp. LCG007 genomic region, the following are encoded:
- a CDS encoding tripartite tricarboxylate transporter TctB family protein, which yields MDDLTRVTIDFDTSHLIFPSMIGLVLALLGLAILIRDHRAILSSGRMWATTLRDMDKLRFFGALACTILYFLLMVPVGNIWPNSGYGFLICSVPYVIALGLLFMHERIRGAIVAMLAVAFIAPPLVWWLFSEVLFLTLP from the coding sequence ATGGACGACCTGACACGGGTGACGATCGACTTCGACACCTCGCATCTCATCTTTCCCAGCATGATCGGCCTCGTGCTCGCGCTGTTGGGCCTTGCCATCCTGATCCGAGACCACAGGGCCATCCTGTCGTCCGGACGGATGTGGGCGACGACATTGCGCGACATGGACAAGCTGCGTTTCTTCGGCGCGCTTGCCTGCACGATCCTCTATTTCCTGCTGATGGTGCCCGTCGGAAACATCTGGCCCAACTCGGGCTATGGCTTTCTGATCTGCTCGGTCCCTTACGTGATCGCCCTGGGCTTGCTGTTCATGCACGAACGCATCCGCGGCGCCATTGTTGCGATGCTGGCCGTCGCTTTCATCGCGCCGCCCCTGGTCTGGTGGCTTTTCTCCGAAGTACTCTTTCTCACCTTACCCTAG
- a CDS encoding LacI family DNA-binding transcriptional regulator, protein MSHSQHHPGPRRVTMEDVGRMAGVSQVTVSRALSDPSKVSMATLDRINAAIEATGFVPNAAAGALASRRSRLISALVPSITNIVYSSFVRAFSERIRTDGYQILLSETGFDPKDEEAAVLAHLSRQPDAILLTGVHHSRETRRLLLASGTPVVEVWDISDTPIDTCVGFDHAAAARTVSHFAISNGYRTAATITAGDSRARHRQVSFAEQFEAAGGSPVIDIDIGGPASIASGRAALGQILDAPSIAGRNPFVFCSSDLLAHGALIEAAKRRIAVPRELGVMGFGDQEFAAVLEPPLTSLRVDRDDLGHRAAIALLDRIEGRSVAEVTRIDFKIARRGTVSIAQD, encoded by the coding sequence ATGAGCCATTCGCAACACCATCCCGGGCCACGCAGGGTGACCATGGAGGACGTCGGTCGGATGGCCGGCGTCAGTCAGGTCACGGTCAGTCGCGCGCTCAGTGATCCGTCCAAGGTCTCCATGGCAACGCTGGACCGGATCAATGCTGCGATCGAGGCGACGGGGTTTGTTCCGAATGCAGCGGCTGGCGCTTTGGCATCGCGGCGATCACGCCTGATCAGCGCGCTCGTCCCGTCCATCACGAACATCGTCTATTCGTCATTCGTCCGAGCATTCTCGGAACGGATCAGGACTGACGGATATCAGATCTTGTTGTCAGAAACCGGTTTTGATCCCAAGGACGAGGAAGCGGCCGTGCTTGCCCACCTTTCTCGCCAGCCCGATGCGATCCTGTTGACAGGTGTCCATCACAGTCGGGAGACCCGTCGCCTCCTTCTGGCCTCAGGCACGCCGGTGGTCGAAGTCTGGGATATCAGCGACACGCCCATTGATACCTGCGTGGGCTTTGATCATGCAGCTGCCGCCAGGACCGTGTCGCACTTCGCCATTTCCAACGGCTACAGAACGGCGGCCACCATCACGGCCGGCGATTCCCGCGCGCGGCACCGTCAAGTGTCATTTGCCGAGCAATTCGAGGCCGCAGGAGGATCGCCCGTGATCGATATCGACATCGGCGGTCCGGCCAGCATTGCCTCCGGTCGCGCAGCATTGGGTCAAATTCTGGATGCACCGTCCATCGCCGGGCGTAACCCTTTTGTTTTCTGCAGTTCCGACCTTCTGGCCCACGGCGCGCTGATTGAAGCTGCAAAGCGCAGGATCGCGGTCCCTCGCGAATTGGGTGTCATGGGCTTTGGCGATCAGGAATTTGCCGCAGTGCTGGAACCCCCTTTGACGTCATTGCGGGTTGATCGGGACGACTTGGGGCATCGCGCTGCCATTGCGCTGCTGGACAGGATAGAGGGCCGGTCCGTCGCCGAGGTGACACGAATTGATTTCAAGATTGCCAGGCGCGGCACGGTATCGATTGCTCAAGACTGA